The Alphaproteobacteria bacterium genome includes a window with the following:
- a CDS encoding IclR family transcriptional regulator: MAGTRKSESDKTAGGKSAARRTLDILELLAANSGGLSITDIGDRLKLPKSAVHRLLAMLIEKGFVQQDEGSADYELTMKLGLMGLRHYAGLGINDVAQPILDRLARDSGELARLTIVDNERLIWVAKAQGARHGLRYDPDTGFLVALHPTAVGSIWLSTLPEKDAVRIVTAAGFPRAALFGPNVVRTIEALKAKLRETRARGYGLALEEAELGTAAVAVTFRVSPQPDAPVAGTLSLAGPISRFPAERRAEFARTLAAAAQELSAIWPLRAGLVGRSPAALPPELANAV; this comes from the coding sequence TTGGCGGGTACGCGCAAATCGGAGAGCGACAAAACGGCCGGCGGCAAATCCGCCGCGCGCCGCACGCTCGATATTCTCGAATTGCTCGCGGCCAATTCCGGCGGTTTGTCGATCACCGATATCGGCGATCGCTTGAAGCTGCCGAAAAGTGCCGTCCATCGCCTGCTGGCGATGCTGATCGAAAAGGGTTTCGTGCAGCAGGATGAAGGCTCCGCCGATTACGAACTCACGATGAAACTCGGCCTGATGGGCCTGCGCCATTATGCGGGGCTGGGCATCAACGACGTGGCGCAGCCGATCCTCGACCGGCTGGCGCGCGACAGCGGCGAGCTTGCGCGCCTGACGATCGTCGACAACGAACGCCTGATCTGGGTCGCGAAGGCCCAAGGGGCGCGCCACGGCCTGCGCTACGATCCAGATACCGGATTCCTGGTCGCCCTGCACCCGACCGCCGTCGGATCGATCTGGCTATCGACATTGCCGGAGAAGGACGCGGTGCGCATCGTCACCGCCGCCGGCTTCCCGCGTGCCGCCTTGTTCGGCCCCAATGTCGTGCGCACGATCGAGGCGCTAAAAGCGAAACTGCGCGAAACGCGCGCGCGCGGCTACGGCCTGGCGCTGGAGGAAGCGGAATTGGGGACGGCCGCCGTCGCCGTCACGTTCCGCGTGTCGCCGCAACCGGATGCGCCCGTCGCGGGCACGTTGAGCCTTGCGGGGCCGATCAGCCGCTTCCCCGCCGAACGGCGCGCCGAATTCGCGCGCACCCTCGCCGCCGCGGCCCAAGAACTTTCCGCCATCTGGCCCTTGCGCGCCGGCCTCGTCGGCCGATCGCCCGCCGCCCTTCCGCCGGAGCTCGCCAATGCCGTCTGA
- a CDS encoding cupin domain-containing protein, translating to MPSDAMPATPTYAGPLPFAEALSKLALVSADAPFTRDGPRADVEYRDLGLAAASGGKIGAKHIRAIKPFPGETGWHWHDMTGHFVFVMKGWIEFGYRGREGKITVRAGDCLSQPAGVAHNVLARSDDLELIEINTPAEFGTFDLPRQVAE from the coding sequence ATGCCGTCTGACGCTATGCCCGCGACGCCAACCTATGCCGGGCCGCTGCCCTTTGCCGAGGCGTTGAGCAAACTCGCCCTCGTCTCTGCCGACGCGCCGTTTACCCGCGACGGCCCGCGCGCCGATGTCGAATATCGCGATTTGGGGCTCGCCGCCGCCAGCGGCGGTAAGATCGGCGCCAAGCATATTCGCGCGATCAAGCCGTTCCCCGGCGAAACCGGCTGGCATTGGCACGACATGACCGGCCATTTCGTATTCGTGATGAAAGGCTGGATCGAGTTCGGCTATCGCGGGCGCGAGGGCAAGATCACCGTGCGCGCGGGCGATTGCCTGTCGCAGCCCGCCGGTGTCGCGCATAACGTGCTGGCGCGTTCGGACGATCTCGAGCTTATCGAGATCAACACGCCCGCCGAGTTCGGCACGTTCGATTTGCCTCGGCAGGTGGCGGAATGA
- a CDS encoding DUF3750 domain-containing protein produces the protein MRPLRILRTVLLVLAVLLAGPGITALSRASDNNDWRRASREAMGLAPDPAVARQAMIRVYGARTRGWRGAFGVHTWVAVKPENAAAWTTYEIVGWRSRWGGDGLAVSQGAPDRRWFGAEPELYAHLEGPGTQEAIARAVAAAEAYPYRNEYGLWPGPNSNTFTAMVARAVPELRLDLPPTAIGKDFLGGAKIAAPALSGTGVQFSLFGLLGLVVAAEEGIELNVAGLTFGIDPLGLGVKLPGIGRLGPAQDPARQL, from the coding sequence ATGCGCCCCCTCCGCATTCTCCGCACCGTTTTGCTCGTTTTGGCTGTGTTGCTCGCCGGACCCGGCATCACCGCCCTGTCGCGCGCGTCCGACAACAACGATTGGCGGCGCGCGAGCCGCGAGGCGATGGGCTTGGCACCCGATCCCGCCGTCGCGCGCCAGGCGATGATCCGCGTTTATGGGGCCCGCACGCGCGGCTGGCGCGGGGCGTTCGGCGTTCACACCTGGGTCGCGGTGAAGCCGGAGAACGCGGCCGCGTGGACGACCTACGAGATCGTCGGCTGGCGCTCGCGCTGGGGCGGCGACGGGCTGGCGGTGTCGCAAGGGGCCCCCGACCGGCGCTGGTTCGGCGCCGAGCCCGAGCTCTACGCGCATCTGGAAGGGCCGGGCACGCAGGAAGCGATCGCGCGCGCGGTCGCGGCGGCCGAAGCCTATCCCTATCGCAACGAATACGGGCTGTGGCCGGGGCCGAACTCGAACACCTTCACTGCGATGGTTGCGCGCGCCGTGCCGGAGCTGCGGCTCGACCTGCCGCCCACGGCGATCGGCAAGGATTTTCTCGGCGGTGCGAAAATCGCCGCCCCTGCGCTATCGGGCACGGGCGTGCAATTCTCGCTGTTCGGCTTGCTCGGCCTCGTCGTTGCGGCCGAAGAAGGCATCGAGCTCAACGTCGCGGGCCTGACCTTCGGCATCGATCCGCTGGGCTTGGGCGTCAAGCTGCCCGGCATCGGCCGCCTCGGCCCCGCGCAGGATCCGGCGCGGCAGCTTTAG
- a CDS encoding ABC transporter substrate-binding protein, which yields MKTTRRKFGMGALALAAAPYAPAIAQARDAVSLRFNWYLGGLHVPFYYGRDIGAFRDAGIDITLNEGRGSANTVQVVAAGSDTFGMADSSSLIGLAARGAEIKSVMSLLNSTGFSVVSLASAGIRTPKDLEGKSLAVSPGDPLGQLFRALAAHNKLDMSKIRFVQVDPAAKVAAVLEKRADALLGGADDQFFLIKYQGHEPHALRYADHGANIVGMTILTQLSTIRDKPDMVRRFVRASVRSWEESKKNPKAAVEAALKVKPDLNAASTLDQMLVDFELLDSANSKGRIGFGAQKDWEQTIDLLKQYRELQTNQPWTAFHTNEFMPSA from the coding sequence ATGAAAACCACACGCCGCAAATTCGGCATGGGCGCCTTGGCCCTCGCCGCCGCCCCCTACGCCCCCGCCATCGCGCAAGCCCGCGACGCCGTCTCGCTGCGCTTCAACTGGTATCTCGGCGGATTGCACGTGCCGTTCTACTACGGCCGCGACATCGGCGCGTTCCGCGACGCGGGCATCGACATCACGCTGAACGAAGGCCGCGGCTCGGCCAACACGGTGCAGGTCGTCGCCGCCGGATCCGACACGTTCGGCATGGCGGATTCCTCCAGCCTGATCGGCCTCGCCGCGCGCGGGGCGGAGATCAAATCGGTCATGTCGCTGCTGAACTCGACCGGCTTTTCGGTCGTGTCGCTCGCCTCGGCCGGCATCCGCACGCCCAAGGATCTCGAAGGCAAGTCGCTGGCCGTGTCGCCCGGCGATCCGCTGGGCCAGTTGTTCCGCGCCCTTGCCGCGCACAACAAGCTGGACATGAGCAAGATCCGCTTCGTCCAGGTCGATCCCGCGGCCAAGGTCGCGGCGGTGCTGGAAAAGCGCGCCGACGCGCTGCTCGGCGGTGCCGACGATCAGTTCTTCCTGATCAAGTACCAGGGCCATGAGCCGCATGCGCTGCGCTACGCCGATCACGGCGCCAATATCGTCGGCATGACGATCCTGACGCAGCTTTCGACGATCCGCGACAAGCCCGACATGGTCCGCCGCTTCGTGCGCGCCAGCGTGCGCTCGTGGGAGGAGTCGAAGAAGAACCCGAAGGCCGCCGTCGAAGCGGCATTGAAGGTCAAACCCGACCTCAACGCGGCCTCGACGCTTGATCAGATGCTGGTCGATTTCGAATTGCTCGATTCCGCGAATTCGAAGGGCCGCATCGGTTTCGGCGCGCAGAAGGATTGGGAACAGACGATCGATCTGCTGAAGCAGTATCGCGAATTGCAGACGAACCAGCCTTGGACCGCGTTCCACACCAACGAGTTCATGCCGAGTGCGTAA
- a CDS encoding ABC transporter ATP-binding protein: protein MDDGSIPARPLVRLKGIRKVFSNGTEAIRGLDLDIMPGEFISLLGPSGCGKSTALRMIAGLGEASEGEIEWPTAMYDASGKPEREIGFVFQEPTLMPWATVFDNVALPFTLKDRPKGEVPDRVAEALKMVGLERFAKSYPRELSGGMKMRVSIARALVMRPKVLLMDEPFAALDEITRFKLNNDLLELWNKQRWTVVFVTHSVYESVYLSTRIVVMAARPGRIVGELGVDAGYPRGTAFRTSQPYNDACRRVSELLDDAMAANPAGIDEH, encoded by the coding sequence ATGGACGACGGTTCCATCCCCGCCCGCCCGCTCGTGCGCTTGAAGGGAATCCGCAAGGTCTTCTCCAACGGCACAGAAGCGATCCGCGGCCTCGATCTCGACATCATGCCGGGCGAGTTCATCTCGCTGCTCGGGCCCTCGGGTTGCGGCAAATCGACGGCGTTGCGCATGATCGCGGGGCTCGGCGAAGCCAGCGAAGGCGAGATCGAATGGCCGACGGCGATGTACGATGCGTCGGGCAAGCCCGAGCGCGAGATCGGCTTCGTGTTCCAGGAACCCACGCTGATGCCCTGGGCGACGGTGTTCGACAATGTCGCCCTGCCCTTCACGCTGAAGGACCGGCCGAAAGGGGAAGTGCCCGACCGCGTCGCCGAAGCGTTGAAGATGGTCGGGCTGGAGCGTTTCGCCAAGTCCTATCCGCGCGAATTGTCCGGCGGCATGAAGATGCGCGTGTCGATCGCGCGCGCGCTGGTCATGCGGCCCAAAGTGCTGCTGATGGACGAGCCCTTCGCCGCACTCGACGAAATCACGCGCTTCAAACTCAACAACGATCTGCTGGAACTCTGGAACAAGCAGCGCTGGACGGTCGTGTTCGTCACGCACTCGGTCTATGAAAGCGTCTATCTGTCGACGCGCATCGTCGTCATGGCCGCACGCCCGGGCCGGATCGTCGGCGAGCTCGGCGTCGATGCGGGCTATCCGCGCGGCACAGCGTTCCGCACCTCGCAGCCCTATAACGACGCGTGCCGGCGCGTGTCGGAACTGCTCGACGACGCCATGGCCGCCAATCCGGCGGGCATCGACGAGCATTAA
- a CDS encoding aromatic ring-hydroxylating dioxygenase subunit alpha, which translates to MLPTRQPILRRFWYPVFRASHLDDGQKPFRLLGEDIVVWRKPDGTLAAIADRCPHRSAKLSLGYLDETGNLVCGYHGWTFDCAGKCVRIPQRENPAATGKIAVDGYRVEERYGHIWVALGEPLTPLPEIPEANEPGFRRVDQFYEEWKIGALRLMENSFDVAHPAFVHRGTFGSTSRPLPEQMPVVTEHANGFDYYVESEVDVRGGDSADALKIAEGTTTRRRTNTWFMPFARRLGITYPNGLRHTIVTAATPMEDARTMVIQFCFRNDTEADVSTEQVIAFDRKIVDEDKLILEGCSPDVPLAVVDGEEFHMPSDKPGLVMRRRLRELLEAHGETESRAVSA; encoded by the coding sequence ATGCTGCCGACCCGCCAACCGATCCTGCGCCGCTTCTGGTATCCGGTGTTCCGCGCGTCGCATCTCGACGACGGCCAGAAGCCGTTCCGCTTGTTGGGCGAGGATATCGTCGTCTGGCGCAAGCCGGACGGCACTCTTGCCGCGATCGCGGATCGCTGCCCGCATCGCTCGGCCAAGCTGTCGCTTGGCTATCTCGACGAGACCGGCAATCTCGTCTGCGGCTATCACGGCTGGACATTCGATTGCGCGGGCAAATGCGTGCGCATTCCCCAGCGCGAGAACCCGGCCGCGACGGGCAAGATCGCGGTCGACGGCTATCGCGTCGAAGAACGCTACGGCCATATTTGGGTGGCGCTCGGCGAACCGTTGACGCCGCTGCCCGAGATCCCCGAAGCGAACGAGCCGGGCTTCCGCCGCGTCGATCAGTTTTACGAGGAATGGAAGATCGGCGCTTTGCGCTTGATGGAGAATTCCTTCGACGTGGCGCATCCCGCCTTCGTCCATCGCGGCACGTTCGGCAGCACGTCGCGGCCGCTGCCCGAGCAAATGCCGGTCGTCACCGAGCACGCGAACGGCTTCGACTACTACGTCGAAAGCGAGGTCGATGTGCGCGGCGGGGATTCCGCCGATGCGCTGAAGATCGCCGAAGGCACGACCACGCGCCGGCGCACCAATACCTGGTTCATGCCCTTCGCGCGGCGTTTGGGCATCACCTATCCCAACGGCCTGCGCCACACGATCGTCACTGCCGCGACGCCAATGGAAGACGCACGCACGATGGTAATTCAGTTCTGCTTCCGCAACGACACGGAAGCCGACGTCTCGACCGAACAGGTCATCGCCTTCGACCGCAAGATCGTCGACGAGGACAAGCTGATCCTGGAAGGCTGCAGCCCGGACGTGCCGCTCGCGGTCGTCGACGGCGAGGAATTCCACATGCCGTCGGACAAGCCGGGCTTGGTCATGCGCCGGCGCTTGCGCGAATTGCTGGAAGCGCATGGCGAAACGGAATCGCGTGCGGTGTCGGCGTGA
- a CDS encoding ABC transporter permease has translation MTALLDWTKRRAGPLIVFAILLLLWEFGVKLFGIKEYLLPPPTKVWVEFVKRAPAVMDAAYVTSRQLLAGYLLSIVVSVPLALVVARSRFVEQSIYPVVVFLQIIPKIAIAPLFIIWLGFGFAPKVIIVFLLCFFPIVVASVAGFKSVDPEIADFARTTGASEWKLFRTIQLPQALPDIFTGLKVGAALSATAAIVAEFVAADRGLGYLLLQYNGQFETAMVFAIIIILSIIGLVVYYAVELIERLAIPWHVSQRPAGVTGA, from the coding sequence ATGACCGCCCTGCTCGACTGGACGAAGCGGCGCGCCGGGCCGCTGATCGTTTTCGCGATCCTGCTTCTGCTGTGGGAATTCGGCGTGAAGCTGTTCGGCATCAAGGAATATCTGCTGCCGCCGCCGACCAAAGTCTGGGTCGAGTTCGTCAAACGCGCGCCCGCCGTGATGGACGCGGCATATGTCACCTCGCGCCAATTGCTCGCGGGCTATCTGCTGTCGATCGTCGTCAGCGTGCCTTTGGCGCTGGTCGTGGCGCGCAGCCGCTTCGTCGAGCAATCGATCTATCCGGTCGTCGTCTTCCTGCAGATCATCCCGAAGATCGCGATTGCCCCGCTCTTCATCATCTGGCTGGGCTTCGGCTTCGCGCCGAAGGTCATCATCGTTTTCCTGCTGTGCTTCTTCCCGATCGTGGTGGCCAGTGTGGCGGGCTTCAAATCGGTCGATCCGGAGATCGCCGATTTCGCGCGCACCACGGGCGCTTCGGAATGGAAGCTGTTCCGCACCATCCAATTGCCGCAGGCGCTGCCCGACATCTTCACCGGGCTGAAGGTCGGTGCCGCCTTGTCGGCCACGGCCGCGATCGTCGCCGAATTCGTCGCCGCCGATCGTGGCCTCGGCTATCTGCTGCTCCAGTATAACGGGCAGTTCGAAACGGCGATGGTCTTCGCGATCATCATCATCCTCAGCATCATCGGCCTCGTCGTCTACTACGCCGTCGAGTTGATCGAACGGCTCGCCATCCCCTGGCACGTCTCGCAACGGCCCGCGGGCGTGACCGGCGCTTGA
- a CDS encoding ABC transporter permease — protein sequence MACGVGVIGTLWSKHSRWILPLAAGIAFLAFWEWSVTAWKIPKFVLPAPSLIAMAFWSDGPSLLGSLWFTTRVTVVAFLAAVVTGMTLGVLFTLNRTIERTLWPYAVVLQVTPVVAIAPLIIIWIGLDRLWLALLILAWIVAFFPILSNTTIGLSSADHGLKNLFDLYGASGWKKFRYLQLPSALPYILGGVRVSSGLALIGAVVAEFAAGSGSATGLAWRIIESGNMLNVPRMFAALLMLSAFGIVLFYATMWLQWALLHRWHESEVKREN from the coding sequence ATCGCGTGCGGTGTCGGCGTGATCGGGACACTCTGGTCGAAGCATTCGCGCTGGATCCTGCCGCTCGCGGCGGGCATCGCCTTCCTCGCCTTCTGGGAATGGTCGGTCACGGCTTGGAAAATCCCGAAATTCGTGCTGCCCGCCCCCAGCCTGATCGCGATGGCGTTCTGGTCGGACGGGCCGTCGCTGCTCGGCTCGCTCTGGTTCACCACGCGCGTCACGGTCGTCGCGTTCCTCGCCGCCGTCGTCACCGGCATGACCTTGGGCGTGTTGTTCACGCTCAACCGCACGATCGAGCGCACGCTGTGGCCCTATGCGGTCGTGTTGCAGGTGACACCCGTTGTGGCGATCGCGCCCCTCATAATCATCTGGATCGGGCTCGACCGGCTGTGGCTGGCGCTGCTGATCCTCGCCTGGATCGTCGCGTTCTTTCCGATCCTGTCGAACACCACGATCGGACTTAGCTCCGCCGATCACGGACTCAAGAATCTGTTCGATCTCTACGGCGCCTCGGGCTGGAAGAAATTCCGCTATCTCCAGCTTCCCTCGGCGCTGCCCTATATCCTGGGCGGCGTGCGCGTCTCCAGCGGCCTCGCCTTGATCGGCGCCGTGGTCGCGGAGTTCGCGGCGGGCTCGGGTTCGGCCACGGGCCTCGCCTGGCGCATCATCGAAAGCGGCAACATGCTGAACGTGCCGCGCATGTTCGCGGCGCTATTGATGCTCTCGGCCTTCGGCATCGTCCTGTTCTACGCCACGATGTGGCTGCAATGGGCGTTGCTGCATCGCTGGCACGAGAGCGAAGTGAAACGCGAGAATTGA
- a CDS encoding creatininase family protein, with protein sequence MPTSPRLPRRWWRDMTTAEFARLPKDTIAVLPVAAIEQHGPHLPVYVDACLNEAVVARAVETMPADLPVTVLPAMPVGKSNEHLAFPGTLSFSAETLIRMWTELGECVHRAGIRKLVIVNSHGGQPQVLDIVARDLRVRLDMFVITCATFSFGVPDGLYPELELTHGIHGGSVETSMMLASRPDLVQMEHAADFVSISVAMEKEYEFLMPEGRIGFGWQTQDLNPAGACGNAKDADAARGNACIDHAAAGFNRLLAEVHRYPLANLVTRSA encoded by the coding sequence ATGCCGACTTCCCCCCGCCTGCCGCGCCGCTGGTGGCGCGACATGACGACCGCCGAATTCGCGCGCCTGCCGAAGGATACGATCGCCGTCTTACCGGTCGCGGCGATCGAGCAGCACGGGCCGCATCTGCCGGTCTATGTCGACGCGTGCCTCAACGAAGCCGTCGTCGCGCGCGCGGTCGAAACCATGCCGGCCGATCTGCCGGTGACCGTGCTGCCCGCGATGCCGGTCGGCAAGTCGAACGAGCATCTCGCCTTTCCGGGCACATTGTCCTTCTCGGCCGAAACGCTGATCCGGATGTGGACGGAACTCGGCGAATGCGTGCATCGCGCCGGGATCCGCAAGCTGGTGATCGTCAACTCGCATGGCGGCCAGCCGCAAGTGCTGGACATCGTCGCGCGCGATCTGCGCGTGCGCCTCGACATGTTCGTCATCACCTGTGCCACGTTCTCCTTCGGCGTGCCCGACGGGCTGTACCCCGAACTTGAGCTCACCCACGGCATCCATGGCGGGTCGGTCGAAACGTCAATGATGCTCGCGAGCCGCCCCGATCTCGTGCAGATGGAACATGCCGCCGATTTCGTGTCGATTTCCGTCGCCATGGAGAAGGAATACGAGTTCTTGATGCCCGAGGGCCGCATCGGCTTCGGCTGGCAGACGCAGGATCTGAATCCCGCCGGTGCCTGCGGCAACGCCAAGGACGCCGACGCCGCCCGCGGCAATGCGTGTATCGATCACGCCGCCGCCGGCTTCAATCGCCTGCTCGCGGAAGTGCATCGCTATCCGCTGGCCAATCTCGTGACGCGGAGCGCTTGA
- a CDS encoding aromatic ring-hydroxylating dioxygenase subunit alpha, translating into MLNTKQPVLRRFWYPVARAADVTADKPFGFTLLGQNIVLWRQADGGIACIEDRCPHRSAKLSLGFLQEGNVVCGYHGWTFDGSGKCVRIPQRENPTATGKMRIGGYQAAERYGHIWVVLGEPLADLPYIPEADEPGLRHIDQFYESWKIGALRLMENSFDNAHVAFTHRKTFGEASEPIPAKNEIEEYDYGFHLRAEIPVKIRGDLASKVLSADPGDTVRKLKNTWFMPFVRRLGITYPNGLRHTIITAATPMTDDTTMLVQWCYRSDTEEQAPAADVNAFDRAVTLEDKVILESCDPDVPLDDRFEQHMPSDKPGLVMRRKLRELLAAHGETEATRHVRSSQAAE; encoded by the coding sequence ATGCTGAACACCAAGCAACCGGTGCTGCGCCGTTTCTGGTATCCCGTCGCGCGCGCGGCGGATGTGACGGCCGACAAGCCCTTCGGCTTCACGCTGCTGGGACAGAACATCGTCCTGTGGCGCCAAGCCGACGGCGGCATCGCCTGCATCGAGGATCGCTGCCCGCATCGCTCGGCCAAGCTCTCGCTCGGCTTTTTGCAGGAAGGCAACGTCGTCTGCGGCTATCACGGCTGGACCTTCGACGGCTCGGGCAAATGCGTGCGCATTCCCCAGCGCGAGAACCCGACCGCGACCGGCAAGATGCGCATCGGCGGCTATCAAGCTGCCGAACGCTACGGCCATATCTGGGTCGTGCTGGGCGAGCCGCTGGCCGATCTGCCGTATATCCCGGAGGCCGACGAGCCGGGCCTGCGCCATATCGATCAATTCTATGAGTCTTGGAAGATCGGCGCGCTGCGCTTGATGGAGAATTCTTTCGACAACGCGCATGTCGCCTTCACGCATCGCAAGACCTTCGGCGAAGCGTCGGAGCCGATCCCCGCGAAGAACGAGATCGAGGAATACGATTACGGCTTCCATCTGCGCGCGGAAATCCCCGTGAAGATCCGCGGCGATCTCGCCTCGAAGGTGCTCAGCGCCGATCCGGGCGACACGGTGCGCAAGCTCAAGAACACTTGGTTCATGCCGTTCGTCCGGCGCCTCGGGATCACCTACCCCAACGGGCTTCGCCATACGATCATCACGGCGGCCACGCCGATGACCGACGACACGACCATGCTGGTGCAATGGTGCTATCGCTCGGACACCGAGGAACAGGCCCCAGCCGCCGACGTCAACGCCTTCGATCGCGCGGTGACGCTGGAGGACAAGGTGATCCTCGAATCCTGCGATCCCGACGTGCCGCTCGACGACCGTTTCGAGCAGCATATGCCGTCGGACAAGCCGGGCCTCGTGATGCGCCGTAAACTGCGCGAACTTCTGGCCGCACACGGCGAGACGGAAGCGACGCGCCACGTGCGCTCGTCCCAGGCGGCGGAGTAA